The Sphingopyxis sp. YR583 DNA segment GGCGCGATTGCGCGAACGGGTTTTCAGTTTGAGGTGGCTGATATGGGACTCGACGGTACGCGAATTGATCTCGAGCTCTCGACCGATCTCCTTCGCGGAGGCACCCGAAGCAACGAGCGTCAGCACTTCGAGCTCCCGCGCCGTCATAGGCTGCATCAATATATAAGGCATGATTTCCCTCCGGGGATCGCTCTTGCTGGGTCTTCAGCAAATTTGCGATCCTGGGCAGGCCCACGTGCGGGAATTGCGATTTCCCTTGTTCGACTGCGACTCGGAGTTCATCGACCGGCCCTCTTAGCCTTTGATTAAGATTCATTCAACGAATTAAGCCTCCCATGCTTGCAATAGCTTGCCTGAAATAGATTGCCTG contains these protein-coding regions:
- a CDS encoding response regulator transcription factor; this translates as MPYILMQPMTARELEVLTLVASGASAKEIGRELEINSRTVESHISHLKLKTRSRNRAHLVAMALEEGLIDNPCHVTLGVVASIAPVETKPRKGGRSALADGSVAISRGISEQ